One genomic window of Moorella glycerini includes the following:
- a CDS encoding NIL domain-containing protein, whose protein sequence is MSPKRVVLRFMAETADKPIIYQLIRNYDLVVNILKAHINPHKEGMMVLEIQGEPEQYTRGLEYLRSLGVTIQPLSQDVHRNETVCTHCGACISVCPSGALYLERPDMTVNFDEDKCVVCLMCVKACPYKAMEVRF, encoded by the coding sequence TTGTCCCCCAAACGGGTAGTCCTCCGTTTCATGGCCGAGACGGCCGATAAACCCATCATCTACCAGCTAATTCGTAACTATGACCTGGTGGTCAATATCCTCAAAGCCCACATCAATCCCCACAAAGAAGGGATGATGGTTCTGGAAATCCAGGGCGAACCGGAACAGTATACCCGCGGCCTGGAATACCTGCGCTCCCTGGGTGTTACCATCCAGCCCTTGAGCCAGGATGTCCACCGCAATGAAACCGTCTGCACCCATTGCGGTGCCTGCATTAGTGTCTGCCCCTCCGGCGCTCTATACCTGGAACGCCCGGATATGACCGTTAACTTTGATGAAGATAAATGCGTCGTCTGCCTGATGTGCGTCAAGGCCTGCCCTTATAAGGCCATGGAGGTCCGTTTCTAA
- a CDS encoding homocysteine biosynthesis protein, giving the protein MAVEKSLAEINARIKSGKVVVLTAEEVIPLVREKGVRQAAAEVDVVTTGTFGTMCSSGAYFNFGHTKPRMKMSKVWLNNVQAYAGLAAVDAFLGATEVPDNDPLNSIHPGEFRYGGGHVIHDLVARKPVSLRAIAYGTDCYPRREINTVITIDDLNQAVLFNPRNAYQNYNVAVNLSDRTIYTYMGVLKPHMGNANYSTSGQLSPLLKDPYLRTIGIGTRIFLGGSTGYVVWQGTQHCPGLTPLPEGGQLVSGGTLAVIGDLKQMRPEWLVGVSFLGYGASLTVGLGIPIPILNEEIMYWASRSDEEIYAPVVDYGLDYPAGNPQPLGYVTYAQLKSGTINLQGREVPTAPLSSYPRARQIAAILKDWIRAGGFLLSKPVALLPSINEATPLKSLQEKEA; this is encoded by the coding sequence GTGGCAGTGGAAAAGTCCCTGGCTGAAATCAACGCCAGGATAAAAAGCGGCAAGGTTGTAGTCCTGACAGCCGAAGAGGTCATTCCCCTGGTCCGGGAAAAGGGCGTCCGGCAGGCGGCAGCTGAAGTTGACGTCGTGACTACCGGCACCTTTGGTACCATGTGCTCATCGGGCGCCTATTTCAATTTCGGCCATACCAAACCCAGGATGAAAATGAGCAAGGTATGGTTAAATAATGTCCAGGCCTACGCCGGCCTGGCCGCCGTTGATGCCTTTTTGGGAGCCACCGAGGTCCCGGATAATGATCCTTTGAACAGCATCCACCCCGGGGAATTTCGCTACGGCGGCGGCCATGTCATCCATGACCTGGTAGCCCGGAAACCGGTAAGCTTAAGGGCCATTGCCTACGGTACCGATTGTTACCCGCGCCGGGAAATCAATACCGTCATTACCATTGATGACCTGAACCAGGCCGTCCTTTTTAACCCCCGTAACGCTTACCAGAATTATAATGTTGCCGTCAATCTATCCGACCGGACGATATATACTTATATGGGTGTTTTAAAACCTCATATGGGGAATGCCAATTACTCCACCTCCGGGCAGCTAAGTCCGCTCCTGAAAGATCCTTACTTGCGGACCATCGGCATCGGTACCAGGATATTCCTGGGCGGCAGTACTGGCTATGTGGTCTGGCAGGGTACGCAACATTGCCCCGGCCTGACGCCCCTGCCGGAAGGTGGCCAGCTTGTATCCGGCGGTACCCTGGCGGTGATCGGTGACCTCAAACAGATGCGCCCGGAGTGGCTGGTCGGCGTTTCCTTCCTGGGCTACGGCGCTTCCCTTACGGTAGGCCTGGGTATACCCATCCCCATCCTCAACGAAGAAATCATGTACTGGGCCTCCCGCAGCGATGAAGAAATCTACGCCCCGGTAGTTGATTATGGCCTGGACTACCCGGCAGGTAATCCTCAACCCCTGGGTTATGTAACTTACGCCCAGCTAAAGTCAGGGACCATTAACTTGCAGGGACGGGAAGTACCCACGGCGCCCCTATCGAGCTATCCCCGGGCACGGCAGATCGCTGCAATCTTGAAAGATTGGATTCGCGCAGGCGGTTTCCTCCTCAGTAAGCCGGTAGCCCTGTTACCTTCTATTAATGAAGCTACGCCTTTAAAATCCTTGCAGGAAAAAGAAGCCTGA
- a CDS encoding class I SAM-dependent methyltransferase, with amino-acid sequence MAEIFDHKASDYDDWYKRPLGVLVDRVEKKPVYAYLEPRAGEHILDVGCGTGNFSLELARLGVKVTGIDISEPMLATARWKAAAAGLEIEFLHADAMNLPFADNTFDKIVSVTALEFAPDLKAVLAESYRVLKPGGRMVIGLIGGNSLWSRHYEARAAREPDCLFRYAKFYTLPELLAAMPGKDVKGKAVLFFGPDFDGTKVEEALAIEAAAAREGRTDGGFIVAVSYKES; translated from the coding sequence ATGGCTGAAATTTTTGATCATAAAGCCAGCGATTATGACGACTGGTACAAGCGCCCCCTGGGGGTCCTGGTCGACCGCGTGGAAAAAAAACCCGTTTATGCTTATTTAGAGCCCCGGGCCGGGGAACATATCCTGGATGTCGGCTGTGGTACGGGGAATTTTTCCTTAGAACTGGCTCGCCTGGGGGTCAAGGTGACCGGCATAGACATTTCCGAGCCCATGCTGGCCACCGCCCGGTGGAAGGCGGCTGCAGCCGGGCTGGAGATTGAATTTCTCCACGCCGACGCCATGAATCTACCCTTTGCCGATAATACCTTTGATAAGATAGTTTCAGTTACGGCCCTGGAATTCGCGCCGGATTTAAAGGCCGTCCTCGCTGAGAGTTACCGGGTTTTAAAACCCGGCGGCCGCATGGTCATCGGCCTCATCGGCGGCAACAGCCTCTGGAGTCGCCACTACGAGGCCCGGGCCGCCCGGGAACCGGACTGCCTCTTCCGGTACGCTAAATTTTATACCCTGCCTGAACTCCTGGCCGCCATGCCCGGAAAAGACGTTAAAGGTAAAGCCGTCCTCTTCTTCGGCCCCGACTTTGATGGCACGAAAGTAGAAGAGGCCCTGGCCATCGAAGCTGCCGCCGCCCGGGAAGGCCGCACCGATGGCGGTTTTATTGTAGCGGTGAGTTATAAAGAAAGCTAG